The Candidatus Hydrogenedentota bacterium genome includes a window with the following:
- a CDS encoding Gfo/Idh/MocA family oxidoreductase has protein sequence MSEAKRIQVTIVGGGMITNDLILPSVYHLQRSIVGDIRVCALNTAPLRALKENRELLEAFPGQDFTSHPALSEPDDRLFPALYQEVLAGMPPRNVVIVAMPDHLHFPVVMEALRHNQHVLCVKPLVQRYAQAVEIERFAYEEGLFVGVEYHKRFDTRALMAKRHYAAGDFGEFIMGEAKMIEPYYYRHSNFQNWFTCENSDPFTYVGCHYVDLVCFITGLRPTGVSVTGVKGRFPNGNEGYMWANGRVVFENGAVLSVIDGLGYPDDGAGSNQQCLEMFFEGDGKTATLRHDDQFRGVTHCYLDGIGCAGSAFNFVSPDFFRLVPWEGPGLKAVGYGFESIAATIRTVHGMESEVSGMNETESLERRRALIRAADAQGIIATPANSSVNELVMEAARLSILNDGRFATITCGEAPEARLDNSR, from the coding sequence ATGAGCGAGGCGAAACGGATTCAAGTCACGATTGTCGGCGGCGGGATGATCACGAACGACCTGATCCTCCCTTCCGTCTATCATTTGCAGCGCAGCATCGTGGGCGACATCCGCGTATGCGCGCTCAATACAGCCCCCCTGCGCGCGCTCAAGGAAAACCGTGAACTGCTCGAGGCGTTCCCGGGGCAGGACTTCACGTCGCATCCCGCGCTGAGCGAGCCGGACGACCGGCTCTTCCCCGCCTTGTACCAGGAAGTGCTCGCGGGCATGCCGCCGCGCAACGTCGTAATCGTGGCCATGCCCGACCACCTGCATTTTCCGGTGGTCATGGAAGCTCTGCGCCACAATCAGCACGTGCTCTGCGTCAAGCCGCTGGTGCAGCGTTACGCGCAGGCCGTGGAGATCGAGCGATTCGCTTACGAAGAAGGGCTGTTTGTCGGCGTCGAGTATCACAAGCGTTTCGACACGCGCGCCCTTATGGCGAAGAGGCATTACGCGGCCGGCGATTTCGGCGAGTTCATTATGGGCGAGGCCAAGATGATCGAGCCGTACTATTACCGGCACTCGAATTTCCAGAATTGGTTTACCTGTGAGAATTCCGACCCTTTTACGTACGTCGGTTGCCATTACGTGGACCTGGTCTGTTTCATTACGGGGCTCCGCCCGACCGGGGTTTCAGTGACCGGTGTGAAGGGGCGATTCCCCAATGGCAACGAGGGCTATATGTGGGCCAACGGCCGCGTCGTCTTTGAGAACGGCGCCGTCCTGTCCGTGATCGACGGGCTGGGTTATCCCGACGACGGCGCGGGCAGCAACCAGCAATGCCTTGAGATGTTCTTCGAGGGCGACGGCAAGACCGCGACGCTGCGGCACGACGACCAGTTCCGCGGCGTCACCCACTGCTACCTCGATGGCATTGGTTGCGCCGGGTCCGCCTTCAATTTCGTGAGCCCCGATTTCTTCCGGCTCGTGCCATGGGAAGGCCCGGGGCTCAAGGCCGTCGGCTACGGTTTCGAGTCCATCGCCGCCACGATTCGCACCGTCCATGGCATGGAATCGGAAGTGTCGGGCATGAACGAGACCGAATCGTTGGAACGCCGGCGCGCCCTCATCCGCGCGGCCGACGCCCAAGGCATCATCGCGACGCCCGCCAATTCCAGCGTCAACGAGCTCGTCATGGAGGCTGCGCGGCTTTCCATCCTCAATGATGGGCGCTTCGCCACAATCACTTGCGGCGAGGCTCCCGAGGCGCGGCTCGACAACAGCCGTTGA
- a CDS encoding DUF2339 domain-containing protein, with protein IMTAFALAARATLYSNEIEPAAKLLAGYAAAACLILAGTYLRGRYPAYAQALLAGGLASLYFTTYAACFLAQVRVPALGNPALAFPLLAGCLLAFAWAAQATRSQAVAGVGVFLAYYTVALSATGNPAIAEFFYAMAACALLAATMLMVFAVNGWTFLSWASVAGAYTAYALFFSDGPAQASPDAPLRFWAPAGFLSVVYLLFCAGAMFDSRRRTAMLALLNTIAYYLFMSSALGKAYPEYLWHFRAVLAAVLTGFACILAASGPRRYYLYQLYAVKAAVLLALAIEARFSAPVIAVALAAESLVLAAAFRLTGVVAYKAIASLLLLVITFAAVFAVRFTGIVVIAPVPVPAPWFAAAGVAVLFVLCARLFDYERAAAPSAAKRGPMLFGGTFLDIQPGTLTTLYATAAALVVLAVTVTEASGTPFLPYLLGVEAACMAGAGLLLRARPVEAASALLLAAAHVSFHVFLALPLPGFRQQAHFEAFTAALALYTFLGAFFWERYLRRLGEVDWSHHVTAAVPYLAATLMLAMLCGQTLPAFQAPSAQAALGVLLLLAGYLIRLPALKTSGVFALGFGLLRFYQTLYGAPDVARGLFPLPFLALFGCLVAAERVQFLFQRDATPARQVWNGLRSTLAAVIAVTGILGIHAWKERHMLILGLLLAAVVLMLLGLLFRESRYRWAALFFFAVTVARAFTLTRDLSPLEQVVTFGASGMVLLAVSGVYSRVRTRHQAGSGGAGNKGAPRDESP; from the coding sequence CATCATGACCGCCTTTGCGCTGGCCGCGCGGGCCACGCTGTATTCCAATGAGATCGAGCCGGCGGCAAAACTCCTGGCCGGTTACGCAGCCGCCGCGTGCCTTATCCTCGCCGGCACCTATCTGCGCGGACGTTACCCCGCCTATGCGCAAGCCCTGCTGGCGGGCGGACTGGCCAGCCTGTACTTCACCACCTACGCCGCGTGCTTCCTCGCGCAAGTGCGTGTCCCCGCGCTTGGCAATCCGGCGCTGGCGTTTCCCCTGCTCGCCGGGTGTCTTCTCGCGTTCGCGTGGGCCGCGCAAGCCACGCGCAGCCAGGCCGTCGCCGGGGTCGGCGTCTTTCTGGCGTACTACACCGTCGCGCTAAGTGCAACGGGCAACCCCGCCATTGCCGAATTCTTCTACGCCATGGCCGCGTGCGCGCTCTTGGCCGCAACGATGCTGATGGTCTTTGCCGTGAACGGATGGACGTTCCTTTCGTGGGCTTCCGTCGCGGGCGCCTACACGGCCTATGCCCTGTTCTTCTCGGACGGACCGGCGCAGGCATCGCCGGATGCACCGCTGCGCTTCTGGGCTCCCGCCGGCTTTCTCAGCGTCGTCTACCTGCTGTTTTGCGCGGGCGCCATGTTCGATTCGCGCCGCCGCACGGCAATGCTCGCGCTCCTGAACACAATCGCGTATTACCTGTTCATGTCGTCGGCGCTGGGAAAGGCCTATCCGGAGTATCTCTGGCATTTCCGCGCGGTCTTGGCCGCCGTCTTGACTGGATTTGCGTGTATCCTCGCCGCATCGGGTCCGCGGCGCTACTATCTCTATCAGCTGTACGCCGTCAAAGCGGCCGTTCTGCTGGCGCTGGCCATCGAAGCCCGGTTCAGCGCGCCGGTCATCGCCGTCGCGCTGGCGGCCGAGAGCCTCGTGCTCGCGGCCGCGTTCCGCCTGACGGGGGTTGTCGCATACAAGGCCATCGCGTCACTGCTGCTGTTGGTAATCACGTTCGCCGCCGTGTTCGCCGTGCGTTTCACCGGTATCGTCGTCATCGCGCCGGTGCCCGTGCCCGCTCCCTGGTTTGCAGCGGCGGGCGTGGCGGTCCTGTTCGTGCTGTGCGCGCGCTTGTTCGATTATGAGCGGGCCGCCGCGCCGTCCGCGGCGAAGCGGGGACCGATGCTGTTTGGAGGCACCTTCCTCGATATCCAGCCCGGCACGCTGACGACGCTCTATGCCACCGCCGCCGCGCTGGTCGTGCTTGCCGTAACGGTCACCGAGGCAAGCGGCACGCCGTTCCTCCCCTATCTGCTGGGGGTCGAGGCCGCGTGCATGGCCGGGGCCGGGTTGCTCTTGCGCGCGCGTCCCGTCGAGGCGGCCAGCGCCCTGCTCCTGGCCGCAGCGCACGTGAGCTTTCACGTATTCCTCGCGTTGCCCCTCCCGGGCTTCCGCCAACAGGCTCATTTTGAGGCCTTCACCGCCGCGCTCGCCCTCTACACATTCCTCGGCGCCTTCTTCTGGGAGCGTTATCTGCGCCGCCTTGGCGAAGTGGACTGGTCGCATCACGTCACGGCCGCCGTACCCTATCTCGCGGCGACGCTCATGCTCGCCATGCTCTGCGGCCAGACGCTCCCCGCGTTTCAGGCGCCGTCCGCGCAAGCAGCGCTGGGCGTGCTTCTGCTCCTGGCGGGATATCTCATCCGTCTGCCCGCATTGAAGACATCCGGCGTGTTTGCGCTCGGTTTCGGCCTTCTCAGGTTCTATCAGACGCTCTACGGTGCGCCAGACGTCGCGCGCGGCCTCTTCCCCCTGCCGTTCCTGGCCCTTTTCGGGTGCCTCGTTGCGGCGGAGCGCGTGCAGTTCCTGTTCCAGCGCGACGCGACGCCGGCGCGGCAAGTCTGGAACGGGCTGCGGAGCACGCTCGCGGCCGTGATTGCCGTAACGGGGATCCTGGGAATCCACGCCTGGAAAGAGCGGCACATGCTGATCCTCGGGCTGCTCCTCGCCGCAGTCGTCCTGATGCTGCTCGGCCTGCTCTTTCGCGAAAGCCGCTACCGCTGGGCCGCGCTCTTTTTCTTCGCCGTGACGGTGGCGCGCGCGTTTACCCTGACGCGCGATTTGTCCCCTCTCGAACAGGTGGTCACCTTCGGCGCGTCCGGCATGGTGTTGCTCGCGGTGTCCGGCGTGTATTCACGCGTCCGGACGCGCCATCAGGCCGGTTCTGGAGGCGCCGGAAACAAAGGAGCGCCGCGCGATGAATCCCCTTGA
- a CDS encoding CCA tRNA nucleotidyltransferase: MNPLETGAREICAQLRARGFRALFAGGCVRDRLLGVEPKDFDIATDAHVADMLGLFQKTIEVGKAFGVLMVMRPEGRFEVASFRRDGPYLDGRHPDYVTLASEQEDAQRRDFTINALFWDPETGAIVDYVDGVRDLRAGVIRAVGNPEERFEEDHLRLLRAVRFAARLGYVIDPVTLEAIKARAPLILKTSAERIRDELLKILTEGGARRAFELMDAAGLLGHVLPEVARMKDVAQPPQFHPEGDVFTHTLLMLEQFKNPTPTLAMSALLHDAGKPETQTFEDRIRFNLHDKVGAHIAERVCGRLRFSADDTKRISWLVGQHMRVSSIPKMRESRRRRFVREPGFDELLELCRLDCISSHRDASRIEWIQRYKAGLDERQLRPKPLLNGRDLIELGYSPGPHFSRMLRSVEDAQLEGTIETPESARAFVLSRWPLDANGPPTP, encoded by the coding sequence ATGAATCCCCTTGAAACAGGTGCGAGAGAGATTTGCGCGCAACTGCGCGCGCGCGGCTTTCGGGCCCTGTTTGCCGGCGGCTGCGTGCGCGATCGCCTGCTCGGTGTCGAGCCCAAGGACTTCGACATCGCGACGGACGCGCATGTGGCGGACATGCTCGGCCTTTTTCAGAAGACCATCGAAGTGGGCAAGGCCTTCGGCGTGCTCATGGTCATGCGGCCGGAGGGCCGGTTCGAGGTCGCAAGCTTCCGCCGGGACGGCCCTTATCTCGACGGGCGGCACCCGGACTACGTGACCCTCGCCTCGGAGCAGGAAGACGCGCAGCGCCGTGATTTCACGATCAACGCGCTCTTCTGGGACCCCGAGACCGGCGCGATTGTCGATTACGTCGACGGTGTCCGCGACCTGCGCGCGGGCGTCATTCGCGCCGTTGGCAACCCCGAAGAGCGTTTTGAAGAAGACCACCTGCGCCTGCTGCGCGCCGTGCGGTTCGCCGCGCGGCTTGGTTATGTAATCGATCCGGTAACGCTCGAAGCCATCAAGGCCAGGGCACCGTTGATCCTCAAGACGAGCGCGGAACGGATTCGCGACGAATTGCTCAAGATACTGACGGAAGGCGGCGCGCGGCGCGCCTTCGAGTTGATGGACGCAGCGGGGCTGCTCGGACACGTCCTCCCCGAAGTCGCGCGCATGAAAGACGTCGCGCAGCCGCCGCAATTTCACCCCGAAGGCGACGTGTTCACGCACACCCTGCTCATGCTGGAACAATTCAAAAACCCCACGCCCACGCTTGCCATGAGCGCGCTGCTGCACGACGCGGGGAAACCTGAAACGCAGACCTTCGAAGATCGCATCCGCTTCAACCTGCACGACAAGGTAGGCGCGCATATTGCCGAGCGCGTGTGCGGCCGCTTGCGCTTTTCGGCGGACGACACCAAACGCATTTCGTGGCTCGTGGGCCAGCACATGCGCGTCTCGTCGATTCCCAAGATGCGGGAAAGCCGGCGGCGCCGTTTCGTGCGCGAACCCGGCTTCGACGAGTTGCTCGAATTGTGCCGACTGGACTGCATCTCCAGCCATCGCGATGCGAGCAGGATTGAGTGGATCCAGCGTTACAAGGCGGGCCTCGACGAACGGCAGCTCCGGCCAAAACCACTGCTGAACGGGCGCGACCTCATCGAATTGGGATACTCGCCCGGACCTCACTTCTCGCGGATGCTCCGCTCCGTCGAAGATGCGCAACTGGAAGGCACAATCGAGACGCCGGAATCCGCCCGCGCCTTCGTGCTCTCGCGTTGGCCGCTTGATGCCAACGGGCCGCCGACCCCGTAA
- a CDS encoding FHA domain-containing protein, protein MHAYELVLNREGAVGRRYRITPGGLLIGRAPESDIVLQDQMVSRRHARVWVDGETVRVQDLGSRNGIEVNGAETKESVLQSGDTLRVANYLFGLARYSDSTMDQTVISFEEAAELCNDLSPDKVAERLPVLYRAARLLGSVFDVDELLQKILALIFEALPVRRGFILVKDPRSNDLCVRASLMREGRQEGPPMSHTLVEHVMRERQGIMTVDAQDDARFEGAMSVMGHQIHAAMCAPLCGRESVAGAIYVDSGSTGKRFQASDLELLTAVAHVVGVAVENARLYQEKVEQEKLAAIGQATAGLGHCMKNILTGIRGGAEYVDMSIKNDDISYVKRAWPIMARAIQRIDMLVMNLLTFSRDRAPERLMTDLNSLTRDVLEVVRARAEKYKIAVAFRAEEPCMAHVDAQHIYRVLLNLVTNALDACEEEGGTVSVACRREGNGCYIEVQDSGRGIPPEIMSRLGQAFVSSKGSAGTGLGLAVSFKIVREHGGDIEVESEPGKGARFSVFLPFVAADAGARRRTEFVQGEGGA, encoded by the coding sequence ATGCATGCATACGAGCTTGTGCTGAACCGCGAAGGAGCGGTAGGCCGCAGGTACCGGATTACGCCTGGCGGGCTGCTGATCGGCCGCGCGCCTGAATCGGATATTGTGCTTCAGGACCAGATGGTGTCCCGGCGGCATGCGCGCGTCTGGGTCGACGGTGAAACCGTTCGCGTGCAGGATCTGGGTTCTCGCAACGGCATCGAGGTGAACGGGGCGGAAACAAAAGAAAGCGTCCTGCAGAGCGGCGACACGCTGCGCGTGGCCAACTACCTGTTCGGGTTGGCGCGGTATTCCGATTCAACCATGGACCAGACGGTTATCAGCTTCGAGGAGGCGGCGGAGCTGTGCAATGACCTCTCGCCGGACAAGGTGGCGGAGCGGCTGCCCGTGCTGTACCGGGCCGCTCGCCTGCTGGGCTCGGTCTTCGATGTGGACGAGCTGTTGCAGAAGATCCTGGCGTTGATTTTCGAGGCGCTGCCGGTCCGGCGCGGCTTCATCCTCGTGAAAGACCCGCGCAGCAACGACCTGTGCGTGCGCGCAAGCCTCATGCGGGAAGGGCGCCAGGAAGGCCCGCCGATGAGTCACACCCTGGTCGAGCACGTCATGCGCGAGCGTCAGGGCATCATGACCGTCGACGCTCAGGACGATGCCCGGTTCGAGGGCGCGATGAGCGTCATGGGCCACCAGATCCACGCCGCGATGTGCGCGCCGCTGTGCGGGCGCGAGTCGGTCGCGGGCGCTATCTACGTGGACTCGGGCTCGACGGGCAAGCGGTTCCAGGCGAGCGACCTGGAGCTGTTGACGGCCGTGGCGCACGTAGTGGGCGTGGCCGTGGAGAATGCGCGGCTCTATCAGGAGAAAGTCGAGCAGGAAAAGCTTGCCGCTATCGGGCAGGCGACGGCCGGGCTGGGCCATTGCATGAAGAACATCCTGACCGGTATTCGCGGCGGGGCCGAATACGTGGACATGTCGATCAAGAACGACGACATCAGCTACGTGAAGCGGGCGTGGCCGATTATGGCGCGGGCCATCCAGCGGATCGACATGCTGGTCATGAATCTGCTCACGTTCTCGCGCGACCGGGCGCCGGAACGACTCATGACCGACCTGAATTCACTGACCCGGGATGTTCTCGAGGTGGTGCGGGCGCGCGCCGAGAAGTACAAGATCGCCGTGGCGTTCCGTGCTGAAGAACCCTGCATGGCGCACGTGGACGCGCAGCACATCTACCGAGTCCTGCTCAACCTGGTCACCAACGCGCTGGATGCGTGCGAGGAAGAAGGCGGGACCGTTTCCGTTGCGTGCCGCCGCGAGGGAAATGGCTGTTACATTGAAGTGCAGGATTCCGGGCGGGGCATTCCCCCGGAGATTATGAGCCGTCTTGGTCAGGCCTTCGTCAGTTCAAAAGGCTCCGCGGGCACGGGGCTCGGGCTTGCCGTGAGCTTCAAGATTGTGCGGGAACACGGCGGTGACATCGAGGTCGAGAGCGAACCCGGCAAGGGCGCGCGGTTCTCGGTGTTCCTGCCCTTTGTCGCGGCGGATGCGGGCGCGCGGCGGCGCACGGAGTTCGTACAAGGCGAGGGCGGCGCCTGA